In the genome of Lacerta agilis isolate rLacAgi1 chromosome 2, rLacAgi1.pri, whole genome shotgun sequence, one region contains:
- the TEPSIN gene encoding AP-4 complex accessory subunit tepsin, which yields MAAVPLRDRLSFLSRLPILIKGTSDDEVPCPGYLFEEMAKISHDSAGSSHCLLEYLLNRLQSNSCNVKLKVLKILLHMCSHGSSYFLLQLKRNSSFIQEATVFAGPPDPLHGNSLYQKVRVTAQDLASALFSDVLLPQPAAISPKELPSTGMGSRPSPHGSLQGFGFERSGSSSTGKVLLATIQKAAEVVANAMLPGQELPCPHGRELKDDAYEPVTAPFPGKSSVLPTKPPSVIVHKKRATHQPGQAGGGWEELDSGQSSQNSLQENSELSRTSDSYNKSGSDNHSGALEPGSIAERTDAEDLGDCLQEVSLVSKLTRGSKVFLTREETQHFIKECGLLNCEVVLAILNRTLKDPSECIRMRAMCAIYSLMCSDLLSHDQIFAITQQHLQELSQESPGPVANKATKILRQFEALSRSHPTSKSSSPVPGHCAPARTTSRRPDDLLADTMPFAEEAILKPLSLALQPSQAPEVLARAVHPSEGQILEPGSSGQLGISQPPELSQRGPECRLPNPEPQEDRPPRGDPDGTVSLFAGMELVAPSSMILADTLDQECIPPAPWAAPCTGSTRATEDNQGPSAFSFLNA from the exons ATGGCGGCGGTACCTCTGCGGGATCGGCTGAGCTTCTTGAGCCGG CTACCCATTCTAATCAAAGGTACCTCAGATGATGAAGTCCCATGCCCGGGGTATCTGTTTGAAGAGATGGCCA AGATATCACACGACTCAGCAGGAAGCAGTCACTGTCTTCTTGAGTACCTCCTCAATCGTCTTCAGAGCAACTCGTGTAACGTCAAGTTGAAG GTGCTCAAGATCCTGCTCCACATGTGCAGCCATGGCTCTTCGTATTTCCTTCTGCAGCTCAAGCGGAATTCTTCCTTCATCCAGGAGGCCACAG TGTTTGCAGGGCCTCCTGATCCTCTCCACGGCAACAGCTTGTATCAGAAGGTGCGGGTGACTGCACAG GACCTGGCAAGCGCTTTGTTTTCGGATGTGTTGCTGCCCCAGCCTGCTGCTATTTCACCTAAAGAGCTGCCTTCAACAG GAATGGGCTCCAGGCCCAGCCCCCACGGCTCACTCCAAGGCTTTGGTTTTGAAAGAAGCGGCTCCT CATCCACTGGCAAAGTTCTTCTGGCCACCATCCAAAAGGCAGCAGAGGTGGTTGCCAATGCCATGCTCCCTGGTCAGGAGCTCCCTTGTCCCCATGGTAGGGAGTTGAAGGATGATGCCTACGAGCCAGTGACAGCACCTTTTCCAGGCAAAAGCTCCGTCTTGCCTACAAAGCCACCTTCTGTCATTGTTCATAAGAAGCGAG CGACCCATCAGCCAGGGCAAGCAGGAGGTGGCTGGGAGGAGTTGGACAGTGGGcaaagctcccagaattccttgcagGAGAACAGTGAGCTGAGTAGGACATCGGATTCCTACAATAAGTCGGGCAGCGACAACCACTCAGGTGCTCTGGAGCCAGGGAGCATTGCTGAAAG GACAGATGCTGAGGACCTTGGTGACTGCCTGCAGGAAGTGAGCCTCGTCAGCAAACTCACCAGAGGCTCCAAGGTGTTCCTGACACGCGAGGAGACCCAGCATTTTATCAAGGA GTGTGGGCTGCTGAACTGCGAAGTGGTCTTGGCTATCCTCAACCGAACCCTGAAGGACCCCAGCGAGTGTATTCGCATG agagCCATGTGTGCCATCTATTCCCTCATGTGCTCCGACTTGCTCTCCCATGATCAGATATTTGCCATTACCCAGCAGCACTTGCAAGAGCTCAGTCAAGAGAGCCCTGGGCCTGTAGCCAACAAAGCAACAAAG ATCTTGCGTCAATTTGAAGCACTCAGCAGGAGCCATCCCACTTCCAAGTCATCTTCTCCGGTTCCCGGCCACTGTGCCCCTGCCAGGACCACATCCAGGCGTCCTGATGACTTACTAGCAGATACAATGCCATTTGCAGAAGAGGCTATCCTCAAACCCCTGAGTCTCGCACTACAGCCCTCCCAAGCACCTGAAGTCCTCGCCAGGGCTGTGCATCCATCAGAAGGGCAGATACTGGAACCTGGGTCCTCTGGCCAACTTGGAATTAGCCAGCCACCTGAGCTTAGCCAGCGAGGGCCAGAATGCAGACTCCCAAACCCTGAACCCCAAGAAGACAGGCCTCCAAGAGGTGATCCAGATGGCACAGTTTCCCTGTTTGCTGGCATGGAGCTGGTCGCACCCTCAAGCATGATATTAGCAGATACTCTGGATCAGGAATGTATACCTCCAGCTCCCTGGGCTGCACCTTGCACTGGGAGCACCAGAGCCACCGAGGATAACCAGGGACCGTCTGCTTTCTCCTTCCTCAATGCCTAG